A single region of the Legionella oakridgensis ATCC 33761 = DSM 21215 genome encodes:
- the dapA gene encoding 4-hydroxy-tetrahydrodipicolinate synthase: MFRGSIVALVTPLKEDKVDVERLRELVEFHIQAGTHAIVAAGTTGEAGTLTHAEKLLVIKTVVEQANERLPVIAGTAANATKACIELTKEAMECGVDAVLIMTPAYIKPTQEGLYQHYHQIAHEVAVPIILYNVPGRTACDMLPETVARLAKISNIIGIKEATGNMSRLQQILRQCEGSLDVYSGDDLTAAPWMLAGAKGVISVTANVAPKWMAKLCDAAMDAEQGDCLRLHEQLLPLHQLMFIESNPIPAKWALSRMGLIGDEIRLPLTSLSSTHHASLEHALRTLQLI; the protein is encoded by the coding sequence ATGTTTCGAGGCAGTATCGTGGCACTGGTTACCCCCTTGAAAGAAGACAAAGTGGACGTGGAACGTTTGCGTGAACTCGTTGAATTTCATATTCAAGCTGGCACGCATGCCATTGTTGCTGCGGGTACTACGGGAGAAGCCGGTACGTTAACGCATGCTGAGAAATTGCTGGTGATTAAAACCGTCGTCGAACAGGCAAATGAGCGCCTACCGGTCATTGCGGGCACTGCAGCCAATGCGACAAAAGCTTGCATTGAGCTGACTAAAGAAGCGATGGAGTGTGGGGTGGATGCGGTTCTCATCATGACCCCTGCCTATATTAAGCCAACGCAGGAAGGGTTGTATCAGCATTATCATCAAATTGCCCATGAAGTGGCGGTGCCCATCATCCTCTACAACGTCCCTGGACGCACGGCTTGTGACATGTTGCCGGAGACGGTTGCACGGCTTGCCAAAATATCGAATATCATTGGCATTAAGGAAGCGACGGGCAACATGTCGCGACTGCAACAGATTCTACGTCAATGTGAGGGCAGCCTTGATGTCTACAGTGGTGATGATTTAACGGCCGCACCATGGATGCTTGCTGGTGCCAAAGGCGTGATTTCAGTGACGGCCAATGTAGCGCCAAAGTGGATGGCTAAATTATGTGATGCCGCTATGGATGCAGAGCAAGGCGACTGCTTACGCCTGCACGAACAGCTGCTGCCTTTGCATCAATTGATGTTTATTGAATCAAACCCCATTCCTGCCAAGTGGGCGTTGAGCAGGATGGGATTGATTGGCGATGAGATTCGTCTGCCATTAACTTCATTGAGCAGTACTCACCATGCATCGCTGGAACATGCATTACGAACGCTGCAATTGATTTAA
- a CDS encoding glycine zipper domain-containing protein, with product MKKYLLSLLLAGSAVITLSACTPTQVGTATGAAAGAGIGYAVSGGDALGTAIGAGAGALIGNQIGQSQERRYYRNGRYYYY from the coding sequence ATGAAAAAATATCTTTTATCTTTACTGCTTGCCGGTTCGGCTGTTATTACCCTAAGCGCCTGCACTCCCACGCAAGTAGGCACCGCCACGGGCGCTGCCGCAGGTGCTGGTATTGGCTATGCCGTCAGCGGCGGTGATGCTCTAGGAACCGCTATTGGTGCTGGAGCTGGCGCCCTGATTGGCAATCAAATCGGTCAATCTCAGGAAAGACGTTACTACCGCAATGGCCGTTACTATTATTATTAA
- a CDS encoding 3-hydroxybutyrate dehydrogenase: MRLQDKVAIVTGAASGIGKEIALVYAAAGANVAIADLNLSQANDVAQEIKSKGGQAMAVEMNVVDEAQVQEGVDAVVKQFGSVDVLVSNAGIQIIQSVDKLPYSDWKKLLSIHLDGAFLTTRACLKHMYASGRGGSIIYMGSVHSKEASLLKAPYVTAKHGLLGLCKVVAKEGAAHNVRANVICPGFVRTPLVDKQIPEQAKELGISEEDVIKKVMLKDTVDGEFTTTEDVAQTALFFAAFPTNALTGQSLVVSHGWYME; the protein is encoded by the coding sequence ATGCGTTTACAAGATAAAGTCGCCATTGTTACTGGTGCCGCCAGCGGTATCGGCAAGGAAATTGCCTTGGTGTATGCTGCTGCAGGAGCAAACGTTGCAATCGCTGATCTTAACCTGTCTCAAGCCAATGACGTCGCTCAAGAAATTAAATCCAAGGGCGGGCAAGCGATGGCGGTTGAAATGAACGTTGTCGATGAGGCGCAAGTTCAGGAAGGGGTGGATGCCGTTGTCAAACAATTCGGCAGCGTGGATGTGTTGGTGAGCAACGCCGGTATTCAAATCATTCAATCTGTGGATAAACTGCCTTACTCGGATTGGAAAAAATTGCTTTCCATTCACCTTGACGGCGCTTTTTTAACCACTCGGGCCTGCCTGAAGCATATGTATGCTTCAGGACGAGGTGGCAGTATTATTTATATGGGTTCCGTTCACTCCAAGGAAGCTTCCCTGCTGAAAGCCCCCTATGTAACGGCAAAACACGGGCTATTGGGACTTTGCAAAGTCGTTGCCAAAGAAGGGGCTGCCCATAATGTCCGTGCCAATGTGATTTGCCCAGGCTTTGTGCGTACGCCATTGGTGGATAAACAAATTCCGGAACAAGCCAAGGAGCTTGGCATCAGCGAAGAAGACGTCATTAAAAAAGTCATGCTGAAAGACACCGTGGATGGCGAATTTACCACCACAGAGGATGTGGCACAAACCGCTTTATTTTTTGCGGCATTCCCCACCAATGCCTTGACCGGCCAGTCTTTGGTGGTTAGTCATGGATGGTATATGGAGTAA
- a CDS encoding patatin-like phospholipase family protein, with protein sequence MPTSRNHKSSPPTYDYLACSFQGGGALGAYQVGVLQALQEAGYFPDWFVGTSIGAINSAIAAGNAKEERIDKMRSFWHTIATPSLLDESLLPDDTLSRRLQHFLSSQSAVLFGQPGFFSPAWATPWLNSTKPLLSYYDTSPLRSTLERFVDFDRLNQGKTRLSVGAVEVSSGAIQYFDTQKQHIGPEHIMASGALPPGFPPVEVEGKLYWDGGLSSNSPVSYVLADKHPKALLCFMVHLFDSYGLEPTNLDDVEKRKKDIEYSSRFEKIIEMHHEIHQLRYQLHQVASLVPETKKRHEWIRQCLDNGWDKTVSLVRFLYAGDADDLSSKDYEFSKKSIDEHIQEGYQNGIKALKQSPWLEPVPAETGIAVYDMAKTKKINLT encoded by the coding sequence GTGCCAACATCGCGAAACCATAAATCCAGCCCTCCAACCTACGATTATCTGGCTTGCAGTTTTCAAGGTGGAGGTGCTCTGGGTGCTTATCAGGTGGGTGTGCTGCAAGCGCTTCAGGAAGCCGGTTATTTTCCTGACTGGTTTGTCGGCACCTCTATTGGTGCCATCAATTCCGCCATAGCCGCCGGAAATGCAAAAGAAGAGCGCATAGATAAAATGCGCTCATTCTGGCATACCATTGCAACGCCTTCATTACTGGATGAATCTTTACTGCCGGACGATACATTAAGCCGCAGGCTGCAGCACTTTTTATCATCACAATCTGCTGTACTCTTTGGGCAGCCAGGCTTTTTTTCCCCTGCATGGGCAACGCCATGGCTAAATTCGACTAAACCGCTGTTAAGTTACTATGATACTTCGCCTTTGCGCAGTACCCTGGAACGCTTTGTCGATTTTGACCGGCTTAATCAGGGCAAAACACGTTTGAGTGTCGGTGCGGTAGAAGTTTCTTCTGGCGCCATTCAATATTTTGACACGCAAAAACAACACATCGGCCCAGAACATATTATGGCCAGCGGCGCCTTACCGCCCGGATTTCCTCCAGTAGAAGTAGAAGGAAAGCTTTACTGGGATGGGGGCTTATCAAGCAATAGTCCTGTAAGCTATGTCTTGGCGGATAAGCATCCTAAAGCATTATTATGTTTTATGGTGCATTTATTTGATTCCTATGGGCTTGAGCCCACCAATCTTGACGATGTGGAGAAACGTAAAAAAGACATTGAGTATTCAAGCCGTTTTGAAAAAATTATAGAAATGCATCATGAAATTCATCAACTCCGCTATCAGCTTCATCAAGTAGCATCACTAGTTCCTGAAACTAAAAAACGTCATGAATGGATCCGTCAATGCTTGGATAATGGCTGGGATAAAACCGTATCACTCGTACGATTTCTGTATGCGGGAGACGCGGACGATTTGTCTTCGAAAGATTACGAATTTTCAAAAAAATCAATTGATGAGCATATCCAGGAAGGTTATCAGAATGGGATAAAAGCGCTTAAACAATCACCCTGGTTAGAGCCTGTTCCTGCCGAAACTGGCATTGCCGTGTATGACATGGCTAAAACGAAAAAAATAAATTTAACTTAA
- a CDS encoding acetoacetate decarboxylase, with the protein MKESEVKEQAFAMPLWRPSYPHGPYRFINREFLIITYETDMDLLREVVPAPLEVVDPIVKFEFIRMPDSTGFGDYTESGQVIPVRYKGQPGGYSHAMYLDDHPPIAGGREIWGFPKKMAQPKLQVEKETLIGTLDYGNCRVATGTMGYKYQTLDIQKVAESLKGKNYLLKIIPHVDGSVRICELVEYELENITVKGAWQGPAQLELFHHALAPVAELPVKKVVGATHILTDLTLPYGRVVHDYLK; encoded by the coding sequence ATGAAGGAATCAGAAGTCAAAGAACAAGCGTTTGCGATGCCGTTATGGCGCCCAAGTTATCCTCATGGCCCTTATCGCTTTATCAACCGCGAATTTTTAATTATTACCTATGAAACGGACATGGACTTATTACGGGAAGTGGTCCCCGCGCCTCTGGAAGTGGTCGATCCCATCGTAAAATTTGAATTTATCCGCATGCCCGACTCTACCGGATTTGGCGATTATACTGAATCCGGACAAGTGATACCGGTGCGTTATAAAGGCCAACCTGGTGGTTATTCGCATGCCATGTACTTAGATGATCATCCTCCCATTGCAGGTGGTCGTGAAATATGGGGTTTTCCCAAAAAAATGGCTCAACCAAAATTGCAAGTTGAAAAGGAAACCTTAATTGGAACGCTCGATTATGGGAACTGCCGCGTAGCCACTGGAACCATGGGGTATAAGTATCAAACCCTCGACATACAAAAAGTAGCCGAATCGCTTAAGGGTAAAAATTATCTATTAAAAATTATTCCGCACGTCGATGGCAGTGTGCGTATTTGTGAATTGGTTGAATATGAATTGGAAAATATTACCGTCAAGGGAGCCTGGCAAGGACCGGCGCAGTTGGAATTATTTCATCATGCTTTAGCGCCAGTTGCTGAATTACCCGTTAAAAAAGTAGTGGGTGCTACGCATATTCTCACCGATTTAACTTTGCCCTATGGCCGAGTCGTGCATGATTATTTAAAATAA
- the ankK gene encoding Dot/Icm T4SS effector AnkK/LegA5, whose protein sequence is MHVYQYEQIVPGQRKLRLGHVVYPDATYISQTYPAGRHIIYKENKNNNSELSRLEVSFGRLARLFLGADLAPKSKLVKNSDGNIVGLASEYLGYDIARREGVNQEFYRLLTGQKELQWSSVRPGAAEDIPFHFFSQFPPGYFNTLYEAHRRGEIQLDMESFISVLATSYTLEEDDLHKGNFGFYVVKKEDKPRIVFFKIDHDLMLADSVMSHYQSRFLNWFLGSDAFKVTARDLIHFPRLMDSQNYYWPTTPRLFHFNPFHAYTSEAERNAFMQLGQSPGFCAIKWQTFYKHVLMPPELISQQLAHDLDMNKADERAKLSLIMQAVVARQAKLRAVLFTIPEFRQYVLSLDEQACHALVQSMAGDVVTKEATSWPVEVAESIARHQSLCRPDGGFVSGDTPLHAAIRLGDYRYHETWQSFGCYAADVNEHGETALDLAVRLAEDVPVRSDDFRMDLTATIHHLHQEGAKTTITWDSKKLVDEAPWRYLSNSSYLERVRTITDSTALNDLLRDIGEDHRYSLKSQKELAVLCVRRFMEEHKHDPQLKKMLLDLKANLNGTADKAPAPELQYIRQLRSQLWIVRIIRGLFGGTATKVMLNQLINEELRRLTKSSSCTSSFFSQKEILSKEKNEGYDDISPSIIPAPD, encoded by the coding sequence ATGCACGTGTATCAGTATGAGCAGATTGTTCCTGGTCAGCGCAAGTTACGCCTGGGGCATGTTGTTTATCCTGATGCAACTTATATTTCTCAAACTTACCCCGCCGGGCGGCATATTATTTATAAGGAAAATAAAAATAATAATTCTGAGCTATCCCGTTTGGAGGTTTCTTTCGGCCGATTGGCCCGTTTATTTTTGGGTGCTGATTTGGCGCCGAAATCCAAACTGGTTAAAAATAGCGATGGAAATATCGTGGGGTTGGCTTCTGAATATCTTGGGTATGACATTGCTCGGCGTGAGGGTGTAAATCAAGAGTTTTATCGCCTGCTCACTGGACAAAAAGAATTGCAATGGTCTTCAGTACGTCCTGGCGCTGCTGAAGATATTCCTTTTCATTTTTTTAGCCAATTTCCTCCTGGATATTTTAATACCTTATATGAGGCACACAGGCGCGGTGAAATTCAACTGGATATGGAGTCATTTATCAGTGTATTAGCGACTTCCTATACGTTAGAAGAAGATGATTTACATAAAGGAAATTTTGGTTTTTACGTGGTAAAAAAAGAGGATAAACCACGGATTGTTTTTTTCAAGATAGACCATGATTTAATGCTGGCTGACAGTGTCATGTCTCATTATCAATCCCGTTTCCTGAACTGGTTTCTTGGTTCAGATGCGTTTAAAGTGACCGCACGTGATTTAATTCATTTTCCCAGGCTCATGGACTCACAAAATTACTACTGGCCAACGACGCCACGGTTGTTTCATTTTAATCCTTTTCATGCCTATACGTCTGAAGCGGAGCGGAATGCATTTATGCAACTGGGCCAATCACCGGGATTTTGCGCCATAAAATGGCAAACGTTTTACAAACATGTCTTGATGCCGCCGGAATTAATCAGTCAACAGTTGGCTCATGATTTGGATATGAATAAAGCCGATGAGCGGGCGAAGCTTTCTCTTATTATGCAGGCAGTTGTTGCTCGCCAGGCAAAATTACGCGCTGTGTTATTTACCATTCCGGAATTTCGTCAATATGTTTTAAGCCTTGATGAACAAGCTTGCCATGCTTTGGTGCAAAGCATGGCTGGTGATGTTGTGACAAAGGAGGCCACGTCATGGCCTGTCGAAGTTGCTGAGAGCATAGCGCGACATCAATCTTTATGCCGGCCAGATGGTGGCTTTGTTTCTGGGGATACCCCCTTACATGCTGCGATTCGTTTAGGAGATTACCGTTATCATGAAACCTGGCAGTCCTTTGGATGTTATGCCGCTGACGTGAATGAGCACGGCGAGACTGCGCTTGATTTAGCCGTTAGACTTGCAGAAGATGTGCCGGTACGGTCGGATGATTTCCGCATGGATTTAACGGCAACCATTCATCATTTGCACCAAGAAGGCGCCAAAACAACCATAACATGGGATTCAAAGAAACTTGTAGATGAGGCGCCATGGCGTTATTTATCCAATTCTTCTTATCTTGAACGGGTACGAACAATCACAGACTCCACAGCATTAAACGATTTATTACGTGATATTGGCGAAGATCATCGTTACAGTTTAAAGTCGCAAAAAGAACTTGCTGTTTTATGCGTTCGCCGGTTTATGGAAGAGCACAAGCACGATCCCCAATTAAAAAAAATGTTACTGGATTTGAAAGCCAATTTAAATGGAACTGCGGATAAAGCGCCGGCGCCTGAGCTGCAATATATTCGCCAGCTTCGCAGTCAGTTATGGATTGTCCGTATCATTCGTGGATTGTTTGGTGGAACTGCAACCAAAGTCATGCTTAATCAGCTCATCAATGAGGAGTTGCGACGATTAACCAAGTCGTCTTCGTGCACTTCTTCCTTTTTTTCGCAGAAAGAGATTTTATCCAAGGAAAAAAATGAGGGGTATGATGATATCAGCCCTTCCATTATTCCTGCGCCTGACTAA
- a CDS encoding PilT/PilU family type 4a pilus ATPase has product MDIIPFLKLMVDRGASDLFFSVGTPPHIKIEGVTSPIGQAPLKSQQMAEIAKSMMNDQQRKEFDATMELNMAISLDNIGRYRINLFRQRGEIAMVVRYIKGMIPSLADLNLPPILSSIVMEQRGLILVVGSTGSGKSTTLASMIDYRNSHECGHILTIEDPVEFIHLHKKSVVDQREVGIDTLNYDNALKNAMREAPDVILIGEIRDRNTMKHAISYAETGHLCLSTLHANNANQTMDRIINFFPEEAKQQLLLDLSLNLRAIVSLRLIPGLHDKRVPAVEVLLNTPYIADLIDKGKIDEIKEVMAKSTDQGMQTFDQALFDLYKAGKISQENAIRYADSKNNVGLKIRLSEEGNFDKDTDLTIEQGDLDKF; this is encoded by the coding sequence ATGGATATTATTCCTTTTTTAAAATTAATGGTTGACCGTGGCGCATCGGATTTATTTTTTAGCGTTGGCACGCCTCCGCACATTAAAATCGAAGGCGTTACTTCGCCAATAGGACAAGCGCCGCTTAAATCTCAACAAATGGCAGAAATCGCCAAATCCATGATGAATGATCAACAACGAAAAGAATTTGATGCCACGATGGAATTAAATATGGCTATTTCACTGGACAATATTGGCCGATATCGCATCAATTTATTTCGGCAACGTGGTGAAATTGCAATGGTGGTACGTTACATTAAAGGCATGATTCCTTCCTTGGCAGATTTAAACTTGCCTCCGATTTTAAGTTCCATCGTTATGGAACAGCGCGGTCTTATTCTGGTAGTCGGTTCAACGGGATCAGGTAAATCAACAACGTTGGCCTCTATGATTGATTATCGTAACAGTCATGAATGTGGCCATATTTTAACCATTGAAGATCCCGTTGAATTCATCCATCTGCATAAAAAATCGGTGGTTGATCAGCGTGAAGTTGGCATAGATACATTAAACTATGATAATGCATTGAAAAATGCCATGCGGGAAGCACCGGATGTCATTCTGATAGGTGAGATTCGTGACCGTAACACCATGAAACATGCGATATCTTATGCCGAAACAGGTCATTTATGCTTATCCACCTTGCATGCTAATAATGCCAATCAAACCATGGATCGCATTATTAATTTTTTTCCAGAAGAAGCAAAACAACAGTTGTTGCTGGATTTATCTTTGAATTTACGTGCCATTGTTTCCTTGCGTTTAATTCCCGGCCTGCATGACAAACGAGTTCCTGCTGTGGAAGTGTTGTTGAACACACCGTATATCGCGGATTTGATTGATAAGGGAAAAATTGATGAAATTAAGGAAGTGATGGCAAAAAGTACTGATCAGGGTATGCAAACTTTTGATCAGGCATTATTTGATTTATACAAGGCAGGTAAGATCAGTCAGGAAAATGCAATTCGTTATGCCGATTCCAAAAACAATGTCGGCTTAAAGATTCGCTTGTCAGAAGAAGGTAATTTTGATAAGGACACGGACTTAACCATCGAGCAAGGGGACTTGGATAAATTCTAA
- a CDS encoding PD-(D/E)XK nuclease family protein: protein MPTTHSVITEQQNLFANMKNGAVAITPNIRLSHQLLHDFLKTQNTAAEIKPLCLPYQGFLHYLFKQIRHKHPHANHPIVLTQLQQYHLWKKILSHSEHPLVTEGLLHEIQEAWSHCQNWGLDSIPSSFIRTPQTLQFQQWQQQFQTELTNLNAITEDQLANYVVHHLHLLDIPAFIWVCFNDYTPQQQLLQQAFHQADCQQYHYDLPTKFPNTHQYAAKDTQDEYLQIIQWIKERLAANDQRIGVVVPDLENQSRRLQRLFQQQLPQYSFNLSLGKPLLNYPLVSHALNWLELDAETISNTKARLLLHSPYLGGAKTEFQQRTEALQTCKILQEAQISFPLLLKEFQRLTPALAKLLTTLLPYPKEAAPYQWISHFKSRLHGLGFPGEYSLNSSAYQCFQRLLALLDEFLQLSILYPVMTKRQALDSLRHMVRSTIFQEQKPASPIQLLGLLEACGCTFDSLWICGMTDQCLPQKTSLSAFIPIELQKRYRMPHALPEQELKFAQQLLQRLQNGCQDCVFSYPKLQEDRPNLPSPFIRDFPHLTIKTLPPPRPSLLCQRTDSYRIPLAANEQISGGTALLANQAKCPFRAFSMHRLHAKAGLKLSLGPDAKERGQILHKIMEKIWQLIGSQQQLLQLTQSEMDACITQVIQTTLPAMMDYRRYSFPMLLQDMEQERLQQLVKACLDWEKQRPPFKIAALEQMFTIQLADLDFHVRVDRIDQVGDKKWVIDYKSSLPPKHPWKEERPQEPQLLLYALLDNEINALLFIQLKNRKLTCHGLSEEPITVHGIQELKKEERWSVLQQQWHQQLTALANEFRLGDCSIQPMHETLCQQCDFPSLCRIELP from the coding sequence ATGCCCACAACCCATAGTGTAATAACAGAACAGCAAAACTTATTTGCGAACATGAAAAATGGCGCTGTGGCTATCACACCCAATATCCGCTTAAGTCATCAATTGCTGCACGATTTTTTAAAAACTCAGAACACCGCAGCCGAGATAAAACCTCTGTGCCTTCCTTATCAAGGATTTTTACATTATTTATTTAAACAAATTCGTCATAAACACCCCCATGCAAACCATCCCATCGTGCTGACTCAGCTTCAACAATATCATTTGTGGAAAAAAATTCTCAGTCACTCGGAACATCCATTGGTTACGGAAGGGCTTCTTCATGAAATTCAGGAAGCTTGGTCTCATTGCCAAAACTGGGGTCTTGATAGTATCCCCTCATCATTTATACGAACACCACAAACTCTGCAATTTCAGCAGTGGCAACAACAATTTCAAACCGAGCTGACAAATCTTAATGCGATTACAGAAGACCAGCTGGCCAACTATGTAGTCCATCACCTCCACTTGCTGGACATTCCTGCGTTCATCTGGGTATGTTTTAATGATTACACACCGCAGCAACAATTGCTGCAGCAGGCGTTCCATCAGGCTGACTGTCAGCAATATCATTATGATTTACCAACAAAATTCCCCAATACCCACCAATATGCGGCAAAAGATACCCAAGATGAATATTTACAGATAATTCAATGGATTAAAGAACGGCTTGCCGCCAATGATCAGCGTATTGGCGTGGTGGTTCCCGATTTGGAAAATCAATCTCGCCGCCTGCAACGCCTTTTCCAACAACAACTACCTCAATATTCATTCAATCTATCGTTGGGCAAACCTCTCCTAAATTATCCGCTCGTGTCTCATGCACTCAACTGGCTGGAACTTGATGCAGAAACCATCAGCAATACCAAAGCTCGCCTATTGCTTCATTCTCCTTATCTTGGAGGAGCAAAAACCGAATTTCAGCAACGAACAGAAGCCTTACAAACCTGCAAAATATTGCAGGAAGCCCAGATTTCTTTTCCTCTTCTGCTTAAAGAATTCCAACGCTTAACACCTGCTCTTGCCAAGTTACTTACAACGCTTCTGCCTTATCCGAAAGAAGCTGCTCCCTATCAATGGATAAGCCATTTCAAATCTCGTCTTCATGGGTTGGGATTCCCGGGAGAATACTCTCTTAATTCTTCTGCCTATCAATGCTTTCAACGATTGCTTGCTTTACTGGATGAATTCTTACAACTGTCCATCCTCTATCCGGTCATGACTAAAAGACAAGCCCTGGACAGTTTACGTCATATGGTTAGATCAACAATCTTTCAGGAACAAAAACCAGCAAGCCCCATCCAACTATTAGGGCTACTGGAAGCTTGCGGATGTACGTTTGATAGTTTGTGGATATGTGGTATGACCGACCAATGCCTACCCCAAAAAACCAGTTTATCCGCTTTTATTCCAATAGAATTACAAAAGCGATACCGCATGCCGCATGCTTTGCCCGAACAAGAATTAAAATTTGCTCAACAATTGCTGCAACGATTGCAAAATGGTTGTCAGGATTGCGTCTTCAGTTACCCGAAATTACAAGAAGACCGCCCCAATTTGCCCAGTCCTTTTATTCGTGATTTTCCTCATTTAACCATCAAAACCTTGCCTCCACCACGTCCTTCATTGTTATGTCAGAGAACAGACTCTTACCGTATCCCTTTGGCAGCAAACGAACAAATATCTGGTGGCACCGCTTTACTGGCCAACCAGGCAAAATGCCCTTTCCGGGCATTTTCAATGCATCGCTTGCACGCCAAAGCAGGCCTAAAACTTTCTTTAGGACCCGATGCGAAAGAGCGTGGACAAATACTGCATAAAATTATGGAAAAAATATGGCAGCTCATTGGTAGTCAACAACAACTGTTGCAGCTGACCCAGTCTGAAATGGATGCCTGTATTACCCAGGTCATTCAAACCACCTTGCCTGCAATGATGGACTATCGCCGCTATTCATTTCCCATGTTGCTGCAAGATATGGAACAAGAGCGACTACAGCAACTGGTTAAAGCCTGCCTTGACTGGGAAAAGCAACGGCCACCTTTTAAAATTGCTGCTCTTGAGCAAATGTTTACCATTCAGCTCGCTGACCTTGATTTTCATGTGCGCGTTGACCGCATTGATCAAGTTGGCGATAAAAAATGGGTCATTGATTACAAAAGTTCTTTGCCTCCCAAACACCCCTGGAAAGAAGAGCGTCCACAAGAACCTCAGTTGCTGTTGTACGCTTTACTGGATAATGAGATCAATGCTTTATTATTTATACAATTAAAAAATAGAAAGCTAACCTGTCATGGATTGAGTGAAGAACCAATCACTGTGCATGGTATTCAGGAGTTAAAGAAAGAAGAGCGATGGTCTGTATTACAACAACAATGGCACCAACAATTAACAGCCTTGGCCAATGAGTTTCGTCTGGGTGATTGCTCTATCCAACCCATGCATGAAACCCTATGCCAACAATGCGATTTTCCCAGTTTATGCCGCATTGAGTTGCCCTGA
- a CDS encoding NAD-dependent epimerase/dehydratase family protein, with the protein MMNILIAGGTGFIGSELVDSLRSDHQITVLGRDNNHIQDVFGKRVQACTWQDLEHLDASRYDVVINLCGQSIAGLRWTEHIKNKSLSLASKPILP; encoded by the coding sequence ATGATGAATATTTTGATTGCAGGAGGTACTGGCTTTATTGGATCAGAGCTGGTGGATTCCTTACGCTCCGATCATCAGATAACGGTACTTGGCCGTGATAATAATCATATTCAAGATGTCTTTGGTAAGCGGGTACAGGCATGCACCTGGCAAGATCTCGAGCATCTGGATGCCAGCCGCTACGATGTTGTTATTAATTTATGCGGTCAATCTATTGCTGGCTTACGCTGGACAGAACACATTAAAAACAAATCATTGAGTCTCGCGTCAAAACCAATACTGCCTTGA
- a CDS encoding epimerase, which yields MIKWLTDHQCKPHYYSANAVGIYGLQENGTSQAFDEDSPIDFDHPHDFFSEVGVRWQKSLQPAIDHGIPVTITRFGVVLKHGKGMLKKLAPSFNLGLGSIIGDGQQVISWIHIADVIRAFHFLITHPELIGAFNVTSPNPVSQKEFATLLAKAMKRPLFLKTPAFVIRLLFGEMGECLLNHGQRVLPKRLPEEGFKFAYPTLKEALAREFS from the coding sequence TTGATCAAATGGCTTACTGATCATCAATGTAAACCTCATTATTACAGTGCTAATGCGGTAGGCATTTATGGATTGCAAGAAAATGGCACATCCCAGGCATTTGATGAAGACAGCCCTATTGATTTTGATCATCCCCATGATTTTTTTAGTGAGGTGGGTGTCCGCTGGCAAAAATCACTGCAGCCGGCCATTGACCATGGCATCCCAGTGACAATTACCCGCTTTGGTGTCGTCCTGAAACATGGTAAAGGCATGTTAAAAAAACTTGCCCCCAGTTTTAATCTGGGGTTAGGAAGCATTATTGGTGATGGTCAGCAAGTCATTTCCTGGATACATATTGCGGATGTCATACGAGCTTTTCATTTTTTAATTACGCATCCTGAGCTCATTGGTGCATTTAATGTCACCTCTCCCAACCCAGTTAGTCAAAAGGAATTCGCAACACTTTTAGCCAAAGCCATGAAACGTCCTTTATTTTTAAAAACGCCTGCTTTTGTCATTCGTCTGTTATTCGGTGAAATGGGGGAATGTCTTCTTAATCATGGTCAACGCGTCTTGCCCAAACGTTTACCGGAAGAAGGGTTTAAATTTGCCTATCCTACACTTAAGGAGGCACTGGCTCGAGAATTTTCCTGA